One window of Nicotiana tomentosiformis chromosome 11, ASM39032v3, whole genome shotgun sequence genomic DNA carries:
- the LOC104111640 gene encoding protein ASPARTIC PROTEASE IN GUARD CELL 1-like has protein sequence MENPLLLLLLISILHWNSFASLTNEKSYFKINSSSIKQARKAFMSFDISKLQDPPTPSSSVSVYHIDVFEKSKFKDYESLLTNRLAQDHARAIYLASKFRYRDTEIKKETDFQEKYTHNWSKIYDQVLKAAPTNYFKGHYVALLLLGSERTRNYLLIDSGSYLVWWQCAPCVADKCFKPLYNTIYDSTTSKTFTELDCVKNSSTCISADHDFHCALGSKRCFYMEQYITGETTKGFIASEVITFSSDNTQAKIIFGCSIDQKGGPNFSGTFSGILGLSKRVSLTTTGGYSLPSQLGSSIFALCLPTATSVHPSFLTFNKAPWSYGTEAKLIKNRLSPHWYYVNLFKIVINNKEVPVDPSWWNGQKVTHGVIIDTGTLITRFPHDYYIIFRDIFREEVKDYTMIEDGFSIFDTCYEDDPDGAEVYFPVIKFYFGNYSERQEVLLVDGRVVVSIGGYYCLAFMPWDDKSTLIGTNQLQGIGLTFDTKNNALTFSVDACD, from the coding sequence ATGGAAAAccccctccttcttcttcttcttatatcAATCCTTCATTGGAATTCATTTGCTAGTTTAACCAATGAAAAATCATATTTCAAGATTAATTCTTCTTCCATTAAACAAGCTAGAAAAGCTTTCATGTCTTTTGATATATCCAAGCTTCAAGATCCTCCAACGCCGTCTAGTTCTGTTAGTGTTTACCATATCGACGTCtttgaaaaatcaaaattcaaagacTATGAGTCTCTTCTTACTAATCGTCTTGCTCAAGATCATGCTCGAGCTATATACTTGGCATCAAAGTTCAGATACCGCGATACTGAAATAAAAAAAGAGACCGATTTTCAAGAGAAGTACACGCATAATTGGAGTAAGATATATGATCAAGTCCTAAAGGCAGCACCTACTAACTACTTTAAAGGTCACTATGTTGCCCTTTTGTTGCTTGGTAGTGAAAGAACAAGAAATTACTTGCTAATAGACAGTGGAAGTTACTTAGTTTGGTGGCAATGTGCACCTTGTGTTGCAGATAAGTGCTTCAAACCGCTTTATAATACCATATACGATTCTACCACTTCCAAAACTTTCACAGAACTTGATTGCGTTAAAAACAGTTCAACTTGCATAAGTGCAGATCATGATTTTCATTGCGCTTTAGGCAGCAAACGATGTTTTTATATGGAACAATACATAACTGGAGAAACAACAAAAGGTTTTATCGCATCTGAGGTGATCACTTTTTCTTCAGACAATACACAAGCCAAGATAATATTTGGTTGTAGTATAGATCAAAAAGGTGGTCCAAATTTCAGTGGTACATTTTCTGGGATTCTTGGCCTTAGTAAAAGAGTAAGCTTGACAACTACTGGTGGATATTCTTTACCATCTCAATTAGGTTCATCAATATTTGCATTATGTCTACCAACTGCTACTTCAGTACACCCATCTTTCCTCACCTTTAATAAAGCTCCGTGGTCATATGGGACAGAGGCAAAACTAATAAAAAATCGATTAAGTCCTCATTGGTACTACGTCAATCTTTTCAAGATTGTGATTAATAATAAGGAAGTTCCGGTGGATCCCTCTTGGTGGAATGGTCAAAAAGTAACTCATGGAGTTATAATAGATACAGGCACATTAATTACTCGTTTTCCTCatgattattatattatatttcgCGACATTTTCAGAGAAGAAGTAAAAGATTATACAATGATCGAAGATGGATTTAGTATATTTGACACTTGCTATGAAGATGATCCAGATGGTGCTGAAGTATACTTCCCAGTTATCAAATTTTACTTTGGCAATTATTCTGAAAGGCAAGAGGTGCTGCTAGTAGACGGACGAGTTGTAGTAAGTATTGGGGGCTACTATTGCCTAGCTTTTATGCCATGGGATGATAAATCTACACTTATAGGCACTAATCAGCTTCAAGGCATAGGTTTAACTTTTGATACTAAAAATAATGCTTTAACTTTCAGTGTTGATGCTTGTGATTGA